The Verrucomicrobium spinosum DSM 4136 = JCM 18804 genome includes a region encoding these proteins:
- a CDS encoding sulfite exporter TauE/SafE family protein, protein MPDLLSHTLFANHPEVLWLAVIGALCIGMAKAGLAGTGLVSVLLFAQAFGAKASTGVVLPMLIAADLMGYYLLRGSGKWRQIIPLVPPAIVGVVIGWWLLDLLDNATARLAIGWLIIALLAVKLVLDWKRDQLAELHKHPVFTAILGIAAGVATMLANAAGPVMTVYLLAQRFEKSEYLGIFSRFFLFINLVKVPFSAQIGLITGPTLLTNLCLLPAVFLGAVIGWRIVKVLPQKIFEWVMFVFALVAAIRLVLA, encoded by the coding sequence ATGCCCGACCTCCTCAGCCACACGCTTTTCGCCAATCACCCTGAAGTGCTCTGGCTGGCCGTCATTGGAGCGCTCTGCATCGGCATGGCCAAGGCGGGATTGGCAGGCACAGGGCTGGTGAGCGTGCTGCTTTTCGCCCAGGCGTTCGGGGCCAAGGCCTCCACCGGAGTGGTGCTGCCCATGCTCATCGCTGCGGATCTCATGGGCTACTACCTGCTGCGGGGCAGCGGAAAGTGGCGGCAGATCATCCCGCTGGTCCCTCCCGCCATCGTTGGGGTGGTCATCGGCTGGTGGCTCCTGGACCTGCTGGACAACGCCACCGCCCGCCTGGCCATCGGCTGGCTCATCATTGCGCTGCTGGCAGTGAAACTGGTGCTGGACTGGAAGCGAGATCAGCTGGCGGAGTTGCACAAGCACCCCGTTTTCACCGCCATCTTGGGAATTGCCGCCGGCGTCGCCACCATGCTGGCCAACGCTGCCGGACCCGTCATGACTGTTTACCTGCTGGCCCAGCGGTTTGAGAAAAGCGAGTACTTGGGCATTTTCAGCCGCTTCTTCCTTTTTATCAATCTGGTCAAGGTGCCCTTCAGTGCCCAAATCGGTCTGATCACCGGCCCCACCCTGCTCACCAATCTCTGCCTGCTGCCTGCGGTATTCCTCGGAGCCGTCATCGGCTGGCGCATTGTGAAGGTGCTGCCGCAAAAGATCTTCGAGTGGGTAATGTTCGTCTTTGCCCTGGTGGCAGCCATCCGGCTGGTGCTGGCGTAA
- a CDS encoding FdhF/YdeP family oxidoreductase, with the protein MSSRNAPVSEPVLPAAQPPEEHTGIHVGSPSHAAAGLPAVLSSLNHVFGQAGVVRGTEALLKLNQKNGFDCPSCAWPDPDNHRAATEFCENGAKAIAAEATTRKATRDFFASHSITELAAESDYWLEQQGRLVEPMLLEAGGTHYQPVSWDRAFQIISTELNQLPSPDDGIFYTSGRASNEAAFLYQLFVRQFGTNNLPDCSNMCHESSGCALKATVGVGKGTVRLDDFDLADTILVVGQNPGTNHPRMLSTLQSAVRKGAKVVAVNPLIEPGLLGFKHPQEVSGMMGLSTKLTTQYLQVKVNGDMALFRGIAKALLALEEASPGKVLDDAFLRQHTTGFAEYATLVRQTSWSEIVDGSGMAQEEIENLALQMAGGEKRVITCWAMGLTQHRNAVATIQEVTHVHLMLGALGRPGAGLCPVRGHSNVQGDRTMGIFEKMPDSFLDKLGQVFSFNPPRHHGYDVVLAIKAMHESPGKVFIGLGGNFLSATPDTEFTATALRNCNLTAHVSTKLNRSHLITGRRALILPCLGRSEMDYQSGMPQFVTVEDSMSVVHMSQGNLRPAGDQLLSETMIVARIAEATLAKQTTVPWAQLASNYDLIRDKIEAVIPGFENFNERVRRPGGFYLPNGARERNFDTPARKATFIANALQSVQPEPGQFLLQTLRSHDQFNTTVYGLHDRYRGISNERRIIFLNPEDLRGLGVQPLRPVDITSHWQGQTRLARNFLAIPYDMPRGSAAAYFPEANVLVPVDSTAEQSNTPTSKSVIITIAPAASA; encoded by the coding sequence ATGTCTTCCCGCAACGCTCCCGTTTCAGAGCCTGTCCTGCCCGCCGCCCAGCCGCCGGAGGAACACACCGGCATCCACGTCGGCAGCCCATCTCATGCTGCGGCCGGTCTGCCCGCCGTGCTCTCCTCTTTGAACCACGTCTTCGGCCAGGCCGGGGTAGTGCGCGGGACTGAGGCATTGCTCAAGCTGAACCAGAAAAACGGCTTCGACTGCCCGAGCTGCGCCTGGCCGGATCCTGACAACCACCGTGCTGCCACGGAGTTCTGCGAAAACGGTGCCAAGGCCATTGCGGCCGAGGCCACCACTCGCAAGGCCACGCGTGACTTCTTTGCCAGCCATAGCATCACCGAGCTGGCGGCAGAGTCCGACTACTGGCTGGAGCAGCAGGGGCGCCTGGTGGAGCCCATGCTCCTGGAGGCAGGCGGCACCCACTACCAACCCGTCAGCTGGGATCGGGCTTTCCAAATCATCTCCACAGAGCTGAACCAGCTCCCCTCCCCGGACGACGGCATCTTCTACACCAGCGGTCGCGCCAGCAATGAAGCTGCCTTCCTGTACCAGTTGTTCGTCCGCCAGTTTGGCACGAACAACCTGCCGGACTGCTCCAACATGTGCCATGAATCCAGCGGCTGCGCCCTAAAGGCGACGGTGGGTGTGGGCAAGGGGACGGTACGTCTGGACGACTTTGATCTGGCAGACACCATTCTCGTGGTGGGACAGAATCCCGGCACCAACCACCCGCGCATGCTCAGCACCCTCCAAAGTGCGGTGCGGAAGGGGGCCAAGGTTGTCGCCGTGAACCCGCTCATCGAACCCGGCCTGCTGGGCTTCAAACACCCCCAGGAAGTCAGCGGCATGATGGGCCTCTCGACCAAGCTCACCACTCAATACCTGCAGGTGAAGGTGAACGGCGACATGGCCCTCTTTCGCGGCATCGCCAAGGCGCTCCTGGCTCTGGAAGAAGCCTCGCCCGGCAAAGTCCTGGATGACGCCTTCCTCCGGCAGCACACCACTGGCTTTGCCGAGTACGCCACCCTGGTGCGCCAGACCTCGTGGTCGGAGATCGTCGATGGCAGCGGCATGGCGCAGGAGGAGATCGAAAACCTCGCCCTTCAGATGGCGGGCGGAGAGAAGCGTGTGATCACCTGCTGGGCCATGGGCCTCACCCAGCATCGCAACGCCGTCGCCACCATCCAGGAGGTCACGCATGTGCACCTCATGCTGGGAGCACTGGGCCGGCCCGGGGCAGGACTGTGCCCCGTGCGCGGCCACAGCAACGTACAGGGGGATCGCACCATGGGCATCTTCGAGAAGATGCCGGACTCGTTCCTGGACAAGCTGGGGCAGGTGTTTTCCTTTAACCCGCCCCGGCATCACGGGTACGACGTGGTCCTGGCCATCAAGGCCATGCACGAGAGCCCGGGCAAGGTCTTCATCGGTCTGGGGGGGAACTTCCTCTCTGCCACGCCAGACACGGAATTCACCGCCACCGCCCTCAGGAACTGCAACCTCACCGCGCACGTTTCCACCAAGCTCAACCGCAGCCACCTCATCACAGGCAGGCGCGCCCTCATCCTGCCCTGCCTGGGCCGGTCAGAGATGGACTACCAGAGCGGCATGCCCCAGTTCGTCACCGTGGAGGATTCCATGAGCGTGGTCCACATGAGCCAGGGGAATCTGCGCCCCGCTGGCGATCAACTCCTCAGTGAGACCATGATCGTCGCCCGCATCGCCGAGGCCACCCTTGCCAAGCAAACCACCGTGCCCTGGGCACAGCTCGCTTCCAACTACGATCTCATCCGCGACAAGATCGAGGCCGTCATTCCTGGGTTCGAGAACTTTAACGAGCGTGTCCGCCGCCCCGGTGGCTTCTACCTGCCCAACGGTGCTCGTGAGCGCAACTTCGACACCCCGGCCCGCAAGGCCACCTTCATCGCCAATGCCCTGCAGTCCGTGCAGCCCGAGCCCGGCCAATTCCTCCTCCAGACGCTTCGCAGCCACGACCAGTTCAACACCACCGTGTACGGTTTGCATGACCGCTACCGCGGCATCAGCAACGAACGCCGCATCATCTTCCTGAACCCGGAGGATCTGCGCGGTCTCGGCGTGCAGCCCCTGCGTCCGGTGGATATCACCAGCCACTGGCAGGGGCAGACCCGCCTGGCGCGCAACTTTCTCGCCATCCCCTATGACATGCCACGGGGCAGCGCTGCGGCTTATTTCCCGGAAGCCAACGTCCTGGTGCCCGTGGACAGCACTGCAGAGCAGAGCAACACGCCCACATCCAAGTCGGTGATCATCACCATCGCCCCCGCTGCTTCCGCATGA
- the vccD gene encoding Verru_Chthon cassette protein D codes for MNKKLSCAAANKAAFTLIEMMVVIALVAMLVALASFSIGGALSAQQLTSSANRFTNELAFAAQLATRENRMVGVRFLKRAPEVGGTGVSYYQAWQLMVQDRVTGKWKAFSESNLLERSTIMVENSLWSTLLTRPPLVAAAAVDDADTTPPLFAFKPEGGTTLPRGTSDPKWCVTLALATDLEKAPAVLPANFRTLVLNPHTGSLVLY; via the coding sequence GTGAATAAAAAACTCTCTTGCGCTGCTGCCAACAAGGCAGCTTTCACTTTGATTGAAATGATGGTGGTCATCGCCCTGGTGGCGATGCTGGTGGCTCTTGCCTCTTTTTCGATTGGAGGGGCGTTGTCGGCCCAGCAACTCACGTCATCAGCCAATCGCTTCACCAACGAACTGGCGTTTGCTGCACAACTTGCCACTCGGGAGAACCGGATGGTGGGCGTCCGCTTTCTGAAGAGAGCCCCGGAGGTCGGCGGCACCGGGGTGAGCTACTATCAAGCGTGGCAGCTGATGGTGCAGGACCGGGTGACGGGCAAGTGGAAGGCTTTCAGCGAGAGCAACCTCCTGGAGCGATCCACCATCATGGTTGAGAATAGTCTGTGGTCAACGCTGCTGACCCGTCCACCTTTGGTTGCGGCTGCGGCAGTGGATGATGCAGACACGACACCTCCGCTTTTTGCGTTTAAGCCGGAGGGCGGAACAACGCTGCCGAGGGGGACCTCGGACCCGAAGTGGTGCGTAACGCTGGCGCTGGCGACAGACTTGGAAAAGGCACCGGCTGTACTTCCGGCAAACTTCCGCACCCTTGTACTCAATCCGCACACCGGTTCCCTGGTGTTATACTGA
- the vccC gene encoding Verru_Chthon cassette protein C produces MSMASRYPSPKLRAFTLIELLVSVAVLAVLMLVLTQVLSDTQTTWGRAKARTEEFREARAVFEAMASRLSQATLNSYWGYKLDINNNPVSYERQSELHFVSGPATTLLGASLPAAGHSVFFQAPLGENMGAGALSGSATEPYGLQNMLNAWGWYARYESDMPRRPPFLVASPAQPERKRFRLMEFRQPTEKLSLYQLDGGIPWIEAQKTQADLYKWFRMDLAQESQPVAENILAVFIQPVWPVLDGDTGADVSAAPDYVYDTRRHQWQGSSALSKLSRHQLPPVLRLTLVALDERDWSRLDVSASDALAEKLQKLVNTEVFTSAVKYEADVKKLETELVNLKLGFRIFSTAVQMPAAKLMSQS; encoded by the coding sequence ATGTCCATGGCGTCACGCTATCCGTCTCCCAAGTTACGGGCATTTACCCTTATCGAGCTGCTGGTCTCGGTCGCTGTCCTTGCGGTGCTCATGCTGGTGCTCACCCAGGTCTTGTCTGACACTCAGACTACCTGGGGCAGGGCAAAGGCTCGCACCGAGGAGTTTCGGGAGGCAAGGGCCGTCTTTGAAGCCATGGCATCGCGTCTATCCCAGGCGACGCTCAATTCATACTGGGGATACAAGCTGGACATTAATAATAATCCAGTGTCGTACGAGCGACAGTCAGAACTGCACTTCGTAAGCGGTCCGGCGACAACGCTGCTGGGTGCTAGCCTGCCAGCGGCTGGACATTCCGTGTTTTTCCAGGCTCCGCTTGGCGAGAACATGGGAGCCGGAGCCCTGAGTGGCTCAGCCACGGAGCCCTATGGACTGCAAAACATGCTCAATGCCTGGGGTTGGTATGCGAGGTATGAAAGCGACATGCCACGGCGCCCCCCTTTCCTGGTAGCGTCCCCGGCGCAGCCGGAGAGGAAGCGCTTTCGCCTCATGGAGTTTCGCCAGCCCACAGAGAAGTTGTCACTCTACCAACTGGATGGCGGAATCCCATGGATAGAGGCTCAAAAGACCCAGGCGGATCTCTACAAATGGTTTCGCATGGATTTGGCGCAGGAGTCCCAACCTGTGGCCGAGAACATCCTTGCAGTATTCATCCAGCCGGTCTGGCCGGTCCTTGACGGCGATACGGGGGCCGACGTCAGCGCTGCGCCGGACTATGTGTATGATACGCGTCGCCACCAGTGGCAGGGGTCTTCTGCTCTTTCCAAACTGAGCCGGCATCAGCTTCCCCCCGTGCTTCGGCTGACCCTTGTTGCTTTGGATGAGCGGGACTGGTCCCGGCTTGATGTGTCCGCCTCTGACGCGCTGGCCGAGAAGCTCCAGAAGCTGGTCAACACCGAGGTGTTCACCTCTGCGGTGAAGTACGAGGCAGACGTCAAAAAACTCGAGACAGAGCTTGTGAACCTCAAGCTTGGCTTTCGCATATTCTCCACGGCGGTGCAAATGCCTGCCGCCAAACTCATGTCACAGTCGTGA
- the vccB gene encoding Verru_Chthon cassette protein B, with the protein MKTNIPSSSPGGRGFSLVETTIAVGIAATVLVALVGLIPVSLDTLREASNTTAAARIIQSVSSDYRMRDWGEVIKQQEEGATRDYSFDGQGTRVKDGDSSTIFTARVTVASALPLPGQASSNPGLRSLLIQVTGSADPEAAFARPETCKQANSLLAQTDKVPAAPAVASN; encoded by the coding sequence ATGAAAACCAACATTCCTTCCTCGTCCCCCGGTGGTCGTGGGTTCTCTCTGGTGGAGACCACCATCGCTGTCGGTATTGCAGCCACTGTACTTGTCGCCCTGGTGGGCTTGATTCCAGTTTCGCTGGACACCTTGCGGGAAGCCTCCAACACCACTGCTGCGGCCAGGATCATCCAATCCGTATCCTCAGATTACAGAATGCGGGACTGGGGTGAAGTCATCAAGCAACAGGAGGAAGGGGCCACCCGTGATTACAGCTTCGACGGACAGGGAACCCGGGTGAAGGATGGGGACTCATCCACCATCTTTACAGCCCGGGTCACGGTTGCGAGCGCCCTGCCTCTCCCCGGGCAGGCTTCAAGCAATCCCGGTCTCAGATCTCTACTGATCCAGGTCACCGGCAGCGCTGATCCAGAGGCGGCATTTGCCAGGCCGGAAACCTGCAAGCAGGCAAACTCCCTGCTCGCCCAGACAGACAAGGTTCCCGCCGCCCCAGCTGTCGCGTCTAACTAG
- a CDS encoding substrate-binding domain-containing protein: MDDTGSYARDLLEGIARHQRESSKPWSLHLVRRRRFELPPECLNAWTGDGVIARVDSLEVEVALKRTGLPVVNVSGALENPYFPTFVQDPVLAARLALGCFDERGHRHHAFIGDSLQQWSLDRLRHFDRLLCERGDICRRLLLHPDDLYADRAVQMIHDWLRKQPRPLAVWAGDDAMGLQVLNACLRGGLRVPDDVAVLGVDNDVTLTKMTTPPLSSLILNGEGAGFLAARALEQLMAGDQVKKSGVTALAPLGIAFRGSTDVHVADDSHVSLALKIIEREACQGLRVAELASRVPLARRQLETKFKAALGRTLLTQIRIVQCRKAQFLLETTDLTMVAIAERCGYEHLEHFSRVFKKVVGHTPGQHRRIKCEFAGR, translated from the coding sequence ATGGACGACACGGGGTCCTATGCACGGGATCTTCTGGAGGGTATCGCGCGGCACCAGCGGGAAAGCTCGAAGCCCTGGTCTCTCCACCTGGTGAGGCGGCGTCGGTTTGAGTTACCGCCAGAGTGCTTGAATGCCTGGACTGGGGATGGGGTGATCGCCCGAGTGGACTCCCTGGAAGTGGAGGTGGCGCTTAAGCGGACGGGCTTGCCCGTCGTGAATGTCAGTGGTGCTTTGGAGAATCCGTATTTCCCTACATTCGTCCAAGATCCCGTCCTGGCCGCGCGCCTGGCGCTTGGCTGTTTTGATGAGAGAGGGCATCGTCATCACGCCTTCATAGGCGACTCGCTGCAGCAGTGGTCACTGGATCGCCTGCGGCATTTTGATCGCTTGCTATGCGAGCGTGGGGACATCTGTCGTCGGCTGCTCCTGCACCCGGATGATTTGTATGCGGACCGGGCGGTTCAGATGATTCATGACTGGCTTCGGAAGCAACCGCGCCCCCTGGCGGTATGGGCTGGTGATGATGCCATGGGGTTGCAAGTGTTGAACGCGTGTTTGCGAGGGGGATTGCGGGTGCCGGATGATGTGGCGGTCTTGGGTGTGGACAATGACGTTACGCTGACGAAAATGACCACGCCGCCACTCTCCAGCTTGATCTTGAATGGCGAAGGTGCCGGCTTTCTGGCCGCCCGTGCTCTTGAGCAATTGATGGCTGGCGACCAGGTGAAGAAATCAGGTGTCACCGCTCTTGCCCCGCTGGGCATAGCCTTCCGCGGCAGCACCGACGTCCATGTCGCCGACGATTCGCATGTATCACTGGCGCTGAAAATCATCGAGCGGGAGGCGTGCCAAGGACTCCGCGTCGCGGAACTTGCAAGCAGGGTGCCACTTGCCAGGCGTCAACTTGAGACAAAATTCAAGGCGGCCCTGGGGCGCACGCTGCTGACACAGATCCGCATCGTGCAATGCCGCAAGGCGCAGTTCTTGTTGGAAACCACCGACCTGACGATGGTGGCGATTGCAGAACGCTGTGGCTACGAGCACCTGGAGCACTTCAGCAGGGTATTTAAAAAGGTAGTGGGTCACACCCCTGGGCAGCACAGGCGGATAAAGTGTGAATTTGCGGGGCGGTAG
- a CDS encoding DUF1501 domain-containing protein has product MKNQYLKLDPGSRREFMLRTAQAALGVSVLSGLDKSFAAAEPAPAGTGGKAKAVIYLYMAGGMSHIDTFDPKTGVTKGYKDPIGTNVSGIQLGGYMTKMSKMADKLSIVRSMTSKTGAHQEGNYMMHTGYDRRGTILHPTLGSWAQHFKGRSHPSLPSSVTIGAGSANAGFFPTALAPVPISSPQDGLQYAKPTVGEDMFKKRLSLVNEFDTAFRDKFRSPEVRAYTEFYDETINLLTSKDLEAFDLTKEDAATRQMYGNGFGQGCLLARRLVQSGVRFVEVTAGGWDMHTQVDGAMERTGKGMDTAFSALLTDLQRTGLLDSTMVVLGSEFGRTPDINENNGRDHYPKVFSTVFAGGGVKAGYVHGASDKDGREVADKQVTVQDFIATIGAAMGLPVSEVVMSPSGRPFTVGDRGKVVSELFA; this is encoded by the coding sequence ATGAAGAATCAATATCTCAAACTCGATCCCGGCTCGCGCCGTGAGTTTATGCTTCGCACGGCCCAGGCAGCGCTGGGTGTCAGTGTTCTTTCCGGGCTGGACAAATCCTTTGCTGCTGCGGAGCCTGCGCCCGCCGGCACGGGCGGCAAGGCCAAAGCCGTGATCTACCTTTACATGGCGGGTGGCATGAGCCACATCGACACATTCGATCCCAAAACGGGCGTGACCAAAGGGTATAAAGACCCGATTGGCACGAACGTCTCAGGTATCCAGCTTGGGGGTTACATGACGAAAATGTCGAAAATGGCTGACAAGTTGAGCATTGTGCGCTCCATGACGTCCAAAACCGGCGCGCACCAGGAGGGCAATTACATGATGCACACGGGTTACGACCGTCGTGGCACCATCCTGCACCCGACACTTGGCTCATGGGCGCAGCACTTCAAAGGTCGCTCCCACCCTTCGCTCCCTTCCAGTGTGACCATTGGTGCGGGTTCTGCAAACGCGGGCTTCTTCCCAACGGCGCTCGCTCCAGTTCCCATCAGCAGCCCGCAGGATGGTTTGCAATATGCCAAGCCAACGGTTGGCGAAGACATGTTCAAGAAGCGTCTGTCACTTGTGAACGAGTTTGACACCGCGTTCCGCGACAAGTTTCGCAGCCCGGAGGTGCGTGCTTACACGGAATTTTATGATGAAACCATCAACCTGTTGACCAGCAAAGATCTGGAGGCCTTTGATTTGACAAAGGAGGATGCCGCAACCCGCCAGATGTACGGGAATGGCTTCGGTCAGGGCTGCTTGCTGGCCCGCCGGCTAGTTCAGAGCGGGGTGCGGTTTGTGGAAGTCACGGCTGGTGGCTGGGACATGCACACGCAGGTTGACGGTGCCATGGAGCGCACCGGCAAAGGGATGGATACCGCATTCTCAGCTCTGCTCACTGACCTCCAACGCACGGGTCTGCTCGACTCCACCATGGTGGTGTTGGGAAGTGAGTTTGGGCGCACCCCTGACATCAACGAAAACAATGGGCGCGATCACTACCCGAAAGTGTTCTCCACCGTCTTTGCGGGTGGCGGGGTGAAGGCTGGCTATGTGCACGGTGCGTCCGACAAAGATGGCCGGGAAGTGGCGGATAAACAAGTCACGGTCCAGGACTTCATTGCCACGATCGGCGCGGCCATGGGGCTTCCCGTGAGTGAAGTGGTGATGTCTCCTTCCGGGCGACCTTTCACGGTAGGCGACAGGGGCAAGGTGGTGAGTGAGCTGTTTGCGTGA
- a CDS encoding DUF1549 domain-containing protein — translation MKHLLLGLGMAMFGVMTAQAAAARVWTDSQGRKVEAAFVKLDGDTVYIQLANGTVFPLPLARLSPADQEAARTLTPAENANALLSVPTNASVAQAAAKIDQLVEIGLQKGNIKLAEQARKKALEDQKSGVKPKPHVAVPPNPLMTDEQFVRRVYLDIAGRIPNFDEATAFLKDASAEKRAKLIDTLLASDGYASHLYNYFAEMLRIKEGLETADYVTGTPYIQWMKDQIKANTTWDKMVYDMITADGKAWNNGATGYLLRDSGMRLDNLAVTLTVFLGTDVACAQCHDHPFANWTQRQFYEMASFFGATSTYMGNRDFPNGDPTKHLAEEADRIMQSNGLDPKIHGEIVRDVMGANKVVIKDVPENRIRLPHDYKYKDGKPNEPVAPKLIMWSEKDKKNPSYDVVNSGGRKGRKDDGAANTENLRESFARWMTHPANPRFSMTIANRMWAHAFGLALTPSVRSMDHPEEAYNPELLLHLSNEMVRVKFNLKEFLRILYNTKTYQREATTTALAMGEPYYFQGPVLRRMSAEQAWDSYMTLVMGSPDSVKNQGADLYGRSLDMNLATVDVKTVLLKANAVRDISKKLNANVMTGGLAMAGSDDSMMEGKVLRYGKMKLMRASELEQPAPDGHFLRDFGQSDRMLIDGGAKEGSVPQVLMMMNGPTQAMLTSKDSLIFRNMEKVSSPADKVEAMFLSILNRRPTLREKDIAKKQLSAHGEDGYSNMIWALINTREFSFIQ, via the coding sequence ATGAAACACCTGCTTCTCGGACTTGGCATGGCCATGTTCGGGGTAATGACGGCCCAGGCTGCGGCCGCCCGCGTATGGACGGACAGCCAGGGGCGCAAAGTTGAGGCCGCCTTTGTAAAGCTGGACGGAGACACCGTCTATATCCAGCTGGCCAATGGCACGGTATTTCCGCTGCCTCTTGCGAGACTCTCACCCGCAGACCAGGAAGCTGCCAGGACGCTGACGCCGGCAGAGAATGCGAATGCACTGTTGTCTGTCCCAACCAATGCGTCTGTGGCGCAGGCAGCGGCGAAAATTGACCAACTGGTGGAGATAGGGCTTCAGAAGGGGAATATCAAGCTGGCGGAGCAGGCAAGGAAGAAAGCTTTGGAAGACCAGAAGTCCGGAGTCAAGCCCAAGCCCCATGTGGCAGTGCCGCCAAACCCGCTGATGACGGACGAACAGTTTGTCCGTCGTGTGTATCTGGATATTGCCGGTCGCATCCCGAACTTCGATGAGGCCACGGCCTTTTTGAAGGATGCCTCGGCAGAAAAGCGTGCCAAGTTGATTGACACCCTCCTGGCATCGGATGGATACGCCAGCCACCTGTACAACTATTTTGCCGAGATGCTTCGCATCAAGGAAGGGCTTGAGACGGCAGACTACGTGACCGGTACGCCCTATATCCAGTGGATGAAGGACCAGATCAAGGCGAACACCACGTGGGACAAGATGGTGTACGACATGATCACGGCAGACGGCAAGGCCTGGAACAATGGCGCAACTGGCTACTTGCTGCGTGATTCGGGCATGCGCCTGGACAATCTGGCCGTCACTCTGACGGTGTTCCTCGGCACGGACGTCGCCTGTGCGCAGTGTCATGATCATCCCTTTGCAAACTGGACGCAGCGGCAGTTCTATGAAATGGCCTCCTTTTTCGGTGCGACGAGCACTTACATGGGCAACCGGGACTTTCCCAACGGAGATCCCACCAAGCATCTCGCCGAAGAGGCCGACCGCATCATGCAGAGCAACGGACTGGACCCCAAGATTCACGGGGAGATTGTCCGTGATGTCATGGGGGCAAACAAGGTGGTGATCAAAGACGTGCCGGAGAACCGGATCCGCCTGCCTCATGACTACAAGTATAAAGATGGAAAGCCGAACGAGCCGGTGGCGCCCAAGCTCATCATGTGGAGTGAGAAGGACAAAAAGAACCCTTCTTACGATGTGGTGAACTCAGGGGGAAGAAAGGGCAGGAAAGATGACGGTGCCGCGAACACGGAGAACCTGAGGGAAAGTTTTGCCAGGTGGATGACACACCCGGCAAACCCGCGGTTCTCGATGACGATAGCCAACCGCATGTGGGCACACGCCTTTGGTCTGGCGCTCACCCCGAGCGTGCGCAGCATGGACCACCCTGAAGAGGCCTACAATCCTGAGCTGTTGCTGCATCTCAGCAACGAGATGGTTCGCGTGAAATTCAACCTCAAGGAGTTTTTGCGGATCCTCTACAACACCAAGACCTATCAGAGAGAGGCAACCACCACCGCACTGGCAATGGGTGAACCCTATTACTTTCAGGGCCCGGTGCTGCGTCGCATGAGTGCGGAACAGGCCTGGGACTCCTACATGACCCTGGTGATGGGCAGCCCTGACAGTGTGAAAAACCAGGGGGCCGACCTTTATGGGCGCTCTTTGGACATGAATCTGGCCACGGTGGACGTAAAAACGGTTTTGCTGAAGGCGAACGCAGTGCGGGACATCAGCAAGAAACTGAATGCCAACGTGATGACAGGTGGGCTGGCCATGGCCGGCAGTGATGACTCCATGATGGAAGGCAAGGTGCTCCGCTATGGCAAAATGAAACTCATGCGTGCCTCTGAGCTGGAGCAGCCTGCCCCTGATGGCCATTTCCTGCGGGACTTTGGACAGTCTGACAGGATGTTGATCGATGGTGGTGCAAAAGAGGGAAGCGTTCCTCAAGTGTTGATGATGATGAACGGGCCGACCCAGGCCATGTTGACGAGCAAGGACTCATTGATCTTCCGAAACATGGAGAAAGTGAGCTCTCCCGCTGACAAGGTGGAAGCAATGTTCTTGAGCATACTCAACCGTCGCCCGACTCTGCGTGAGAAGGACATCGCGAAGAAGCAGCTCAGTGCTCATGGTGAGGACGGATATTCCAACATGATCTGGGCGCTCATCAATACCCGGGAGTTCAGCTTCATTCAGTAA